In one window of Hevea brasiliensis isolate MT/VB/25A 57/8 chromosome 10, ASM3005281v1, whole genome shotgun sequence DNA:
- the LOC110651324 gene encoding CBS domain-containing protein CBSX1, chloroplastic, with protein sequence MHSILHLHLPFTSLRAAVPPTTTVTVAFAHQLLCLPLSRAGQRFLPLSVISWPRRSSSIAASGTLMANSVPPKNGVYTVGDFMTRKEDLRVVKPTTTVDEALQTLVEHRITGFPVIDDDWKLVGLVSDYDLLALDSVSGGGRTDNSMFPEVDSTWKTFNEVQKLLSKTNGKVVGDLMTPAPVVVRETTNLEDAARLLLETKYRRLPVVDSEGKLVGLITRGNVVRAALQIKHATEGTA encoded by the exons ATGCACTCCATTCTCCATCTCCATCTCCCTTTCACGAGCCTACGCGCCGCTGTTCCTCCTACCACCACCGTCACCGTTGCCTTCGCTCACCAGCTCCTTTGTCTTCCCTTGTCCCGCGCAGGCCAGAGATTCCTCCCTTTATCCGTCATTTCTTGGCCTCGTCGTTCCTCCTCTATTGCCGCAAGTGGGACCTTGATGGCTAATTCCGTACCG CCGAAAAATGGAGTTTATACAGTTGGTGATTTTATGACAAGGAAAGAGGATTTGCGTGTGGTAAAACCAACAACAACTGTGGATGAAG CCTTGCAAACTCTGGTGGAACACAGAATTACGGGTTTTCCTGTGATTGATGATGATTGGAAGCTG GTTGGTCTTGTGTCAGATTATGACTTGTTAGCATTGGACTCTGTATCAG GTGGTGGAAGAACTGATAACAGCATGTTTCCAGAGGTTGACAGCACTTGGAAA ACTTTTAATGAGGTACAAAAGTTACTCAGCAAAACTAATGGGAAGGTTGTTGGGGACTTAATGACACCGGCCCCAGTTGTTGTCCGCGAAACCACTAATCTTGAGGATGCTGCAAG ATTGTTGCTGGAGACAAAATATCGTAGACTTCCAGTTGTTGATTCTGAGGGCAAGCTG GTTGGACTAATCACAAGAGGAAATGTTGTAAGAGCTGCACTTCAGATAAAACATGCCACTGAAGGGACAGCGTAA
- the LOC110651323 gene encoding polyadenylate-binding protein 4 translates to MAQVQVQPQSPVSAPNGVASNEVNQFVSTSLYVGDLDHNVTETQLYDLFNQMGQVVSIRVCRDLTTKRSLGYAYVNYSNIHDAARALEVMNFTPVNGKPIRIMYSHRDPTIRKSGAGNIYIKNLDKAIDNKALHDTFSTFGNILSCKVVTDSSGQSLGYGFVQFDNEESAKNAIDKLNGMLLNDKLVYVGPFLRKQERESAMDKTKFNNVYVKNLSETTTEEDLKKIFGEYGTITSVVVMRDGDGKSKCFGFVNFENPDDAARSVEALNEKTFDDKEWYVGKAQKKSEREMELKGRFEQTLKETVDKFEGLNLYVKNLEDSITDDKLKELFSEFGAITSCKVMCDPNGVSRGSGFVAFSSAEEASRALAEMNGKMVVGKPLYVALAQRKEERKARLQAQFSQMRPPAMVPAVGPRMPIYPSGTPGIGQQLFYGQGPPAIVPPQHGLGYQQQLVPGMRPNFFVPMVQPSQQAQRPGGRRSGAGPVQPQQPLPLMQPQMLPRGRVYRYPPGRNMPDVPIAGLPGGMLPVPYDMGGMPFRDAAFSQPMQAGALATALANATPEQQRTLLGENLYPLVDQLEHDNAAKVTGMLLEMDQTEVLHLLESPEALKAKVAEAIEVLRSVQQQQVNSPTNRMASLSLNDNLVS, encoded by the exons ATGGCTCAGGTTCAGGTACAACCGCAGTCTCCGGTTTCTGCTCCAAATGGGGTGGCAAGCAATGAAGTGAACCAGTTCGTGTCTACCTCGTTGTATGTTGGGGATCTTGACCACAATGTGACTGAAACTCAGCTTTATGATTTGTTTAATCAGATGGGTCAGGTCGTATCGATTCGGGTATGCAGGGACTTGACCACTAAAAGGTCCCTTGGTTATGCCTATGTCAATTATAGCAACATCCATGATG CGGCACGGGCATTAGAGGTAATGAATTTCACTCCTGTCAATGGCAAGCCGATTAGGATAATGTATTCTCATCGTGACCCTACTATTCGTAAAAGTGGTGCAGGAAATATATATATCAAG AATTTGGACAAGGCAATTGACAACAAAGCTCTACATGACACATTTTCCACATTTGGGAATATTTTATCTTGCAAAGTAGTAACTGATTCTTCGGGTCAGTCTTTGGGATATGGTTTTGTACAATTTGATAATGAGGAGTCTGCTAAAAATGCAATTGATAAATTGAATGGCATGTTACTGAATGACAAGCTAGTTTATGTGGGACCTTTCCTCCGCAAACAGGAAAGAGAGTCTGCTATGGATAAGACAAAATTCAATAATGTTTATGTAAAGAATTTGTCAGAGACAACGACTGAGGAGGATTTGAAGAAGATTTTTGGTGAATATGGAACTATTACTAGTGTTGTAGTTATGAGAGATGGTGATGGAAAGTCCAAATGTTTTGGATTTGTCAATTTTGAGAATCCTGATGATGCAGCTCGATCTGTCGAGGCTCTTAATGAGAAGACATTTGATGATAAGGAGTGGTATGTTGGGAAAGCACAGAAAAAATCTGAAAGAGAAATGGAATTAAAAGGGCGTTTTGAGCAAACTTTGAAGGAGACGGTTGACAAATTTGAAGGATTGAATCTATATGTTAAGAACCTAGAGGATAGCATCACTGACGATAAACTGAAGGAATTATTCTCAGAATTCGGTGCAATAACTTCATGCAAG GTTATGTGTGACCCGAATGGTGTAAGTAGAGGATCAGGCTTTGTGGCCTTCTCAAGTGCTGAAGAAGCATCTCgagct CTCGCAGAGATGAATGGTAAAATGGTAGTTGGCAAGCCATTGTATGTTGCACTTGCACAaaggaaagaagaaagaaaagccaGGTTGCAG GCACAGTTTTCACAAATGCGTCCTCCTGCAATGGTACCTGCAGTTGGCCCTCGTATGCCAATCTATCCCTCTGGAACTCCAGGGATTGGACAGCAACTATTCTATGGTCAAGGTCCTCCTGCTATTGTCCCTCCCCAG CATGGGCTTGGTTATCAGCAGCAACTGGTTCCTGGAATGAGGCCAAATTTTTTTGTTCCAATGGTCCAACCGAGTCAGCAGGCTCAGCGCCCGGGTGGCCGGAGATCTGGAGCAGGCCCAGTGCAACCTCAGCAACCACTTCCCCTGATGCAGCCACAG ATGCTTCCTAGGGGCCGTGTCTATCGTTACCCTCCTGGTCGCAACATGCCTGATGTTCCCATAGCTGGTCTTCCTGGGGGCATGCTTCCTGTTCCTTATGATATGGGGGGAATGCCATTTAGAGATGCTGCATTTTCACAGCCTATGCAGGCTGGGGCTTTGGCCACTGCCCTTGCTAATGCAACACCTGAACAACAGAGGACG TTGCTCGGGGAAAATTTATATCCACTCGTGGACCAGTTGGAGCATGATAATGCTGCTAAGGTGACAGGCATGCTTCTAGAGATGGACCAGACTGAGGTTTTGCACTTGCTGGAGTCTCCAGAAGCCCTGAAAGCCAAAGTTGCTGAGGCCATTGAGGTGCTTAGAAGCGTTCAGCAGCAGCAGGTTAATAGTCCAACTAATCGAATGGCCTCGCTGTCCCTAAATGACAACCTTGTTTCTTAA